One stretch of Pseudomonadota bacterium DNA includes these proteins:
- a CDS encoding pyruvate dehydrogenase complex E1 component subunit beta, which yields MPIQVLMPALSPTMTEGKIARWLKHEGDPIRSGDVLAEIETDKATMEVEAVDEGTLGRILVPEGTEGVAVNTPIAVLVTDGEDASKLTNGGASAAPTLKPAPAAAVAATPRPSSPPPAPVEKEYTGKTQPMTVREALRDAMAEEMRRDKSVFLIGEEVAEYQGAYKVSQGLLQEFGARRVIDTPITEQGFTGLTVGAGFLGLRPIVEFMTFNFAMQAIDQIINSAAKTRYMSGGQMACPVVFRGPNGAAARVAAQHSQCYASWFSHCPGLKVVAPFSAGDAKGLLKSAIRDPNPIIFLENEVLYGHSFEVPIEGDHLVPIGKARVVRPGKDVTIVAFSLMVKFALDAADLLAKEGVEAEVIDLRTLRPLDTDTIVQSVVKTNRLVTVEEGWPYAGIGAEISAMIMERAFDHLDAPPVRVTGLDVPMPYAANLEKLVLPSPQRVVAAAKSALYRS from the coding sequence ATGCCGATCCAGGTGTTGATGCCGGCGCTGTCGCCGACCATGACGGAAGGCAAGATCGCGCGCTGGCTCAAGCATGAGGGCGATCCCATTCGCTCCGGCGACGTACTGGCGGAGATCGAGACCGACAAGGCCACCATGGAGGTCGAGGCGGTGGACGAAGGCACGCTCGGACGGATTCTCGTGCCCGAGGGGACCGAGGGAGTGGCCGTCAATACCCCGATCGCCGTGCTGGTGACCGACGGCGAGGATGCGAGCAAGCTGACGAATGGCGGGGCATCCGCCGCGCCGACGCTGAAACCGGCGCCGGCCGCCGCGGTCGCGGCAACGCCCCGGCCGTCCTCGCCGCCGCCGGCGCCGGTGGAGAAGGAGTATACCGGCAAGACCCAGCCGATGACGGTCCGCGAGGCGCTGCGCGATGCCATGGCGGAGGAGATGCGCCGCGACAAATCCGTGTTTCTCATCGGCGAGGAGGTTGCCGAGTATCAAGGCGCCTACAAGGTGAGCCAAGGGCTCCTGCAAGAGTTCGGCGCCAGGCGCGTCATCGACACGCCGATCACCGAACAGGGTTTCACCGGCCTAACGGTCGGCGCCGGCTTTCTCGGCCTGAGGCCGATTGTCGAGTTCATGACCTTCAACTTCGCCATGCAGGCGATCGACCAAATCATCAATTCCGCGGCCAAGACCCGCTACATGTCCGGAGGCCAGATGGCTTGCCCGGTGGTATTTCGGGGCCCCAATGGCGCCGCAGCGCGCGTCGCCGCCCAGCACAGCCAGTGCTATGCGTCCTGGTTTTCCCACTGTCCCGGCCTCAAGGTGGTGGCGCCGTTTAGCGCCGGCGACGCCAAGGGACTGCTGAAGAGCGCCATCCGCGATCCCAATCCCATCATTTTTCTCGAGAACGAGGTCCTGTACGGGCACAGCTTCGAGGTGCCGATCGAAGGCGATCACCTCGTGCCGATCGGCAAGGCGCGGGTCGTGCGTCCGGGCAAGGACGTCACCATCGTCGCCTTCTCGCTCATGGTGAAGTTCGCACTCGACGCCGCCGACTTGCTGGCCAAAGAAGGCGTCGAGGCGGAGGTCATCGACCTCAGAACGCTGCGTCCGCTCGACACGGATACGATCGTGCAATCGGTGGTGAAGACGAACCGCCTGGTCACGGTCGAGGAGGGCTGGCCCTATGCCGGCATCGGCGCGGAAATCTCGGCCATGATCATGGAGCGCGCGTTCGATCACCTGGACGCCCCTCCGGTGCGGGTGACCGGCCTCGATGTGCCAATGCCGTACGCAGCGAACCTGGAGAAGCTGGTCCTGCCGTCGCCGCAGCGCGTCGTCGCGGCGGCGAAGTCTGCTCTCTATCGGTCCTGA
- a CDS encoding septum formation initiator family protein, which produces MSIARELRRRARHVVGPVLGILVASYFAYHAVEGDRGLLAWRRMGVEIAEAEARLGVVAKERQTLEHRVSLLRPDNLDPDMLEERARAILNFSRPDEVVILSPRAPARN; this is translated from the coding sequence ATGTCGATCGCTCGCGAGCTGCGCCGTCGTGCGCGTCATGTCGTCGGACCGGTGCTCGGCATCCTGGTCGCAAGCTACTTCGCCTATCACGCTGTCGAAGGCGACCGCGGTCTGCTCGCCTGGCGCCGGATGGGTGTCGAGATCGCTGAGGCCGAGGCCCGCCTCGGTGTCGTCGCCAAAGAGCGCCAGACCTTGGAGCATCGCGTCTCGTTGCTGCGCCCGGACAATCTCGATCCCGACATGCTGGAAGAGCGCGCGCGCGCCATCCTCAACTTCTCGCGTCCCGACGAGGTCGTCATCCTTTCGCCTCGAGCACCGGCGCGGAACTAA
- the pdhA gene encoding pyruvate dehydrogenase (acetyl-transferring) E1 component subunit alpha, producing MAKTKRDARAAESAVPAPAELLKYYRQMLLIRRFEERAGQLYGMGLIGGFCHLYIGQEAVVVGMQSAITPDDAVITSYRDHGHMLACGMDPRGVMAELTGRIGGYSKGKGGSMHMFSREKHFYGGHGIVGAQVPIGTGVAFAQKYNDQKRVSLTYLGDGAVNQGQVYESFNMAALWKLPVIYVIENNKYGMGTSVQRAAAGAALAERGHPYGIPGKQVDGMDVLAVKEAGDEAVEQARNGAGPYILEMMTYRYRGHSMSDPAKYRSKEEVEKMRTEHDPISRVRDLLQAAGTSEEELKRLDKEIRDVIADAADFAQTSPEPPESELWTDVLVEA from the coding sequence ATGGCGAAGACCAAGCGCGACGCACGCGCCGCGGAATCGGCGGTGCCTGCGCCCGCCGAACTGTTGAAATATTATAGACAAATGCTGTTGATTCGGCGCTTCGAAGAACGCGCCGGACAGCTCTATGGCATGGGCCTCATCGGTGGTTTCTGCCATCTCTATATCGGCCAAGAAGCCGTCGTCGTCGGCATGCAGTCGGCGATCACGCCCGATGATGCCGTCATCACCAGCTATCGCGATCACGGCCACATGCTCGCCTGCGGGATGGACCCGCGGGGGGTCATGGCCGAACTCACCGGACGCATCGGCGGCTATTCCAAGGGCAAGGGCGGCTCGATGCATATGTTCAGCCGCGAGAAGCACTTCTATGGCGGCCATGGCATCGTCGGCGCCCAGGTCCCGATCGGCACCGGCGTCGCCTTCGCCCAGAAGTACAACGACCAAAAACGCGTATCCCTGACCTATCTCGGCGACGGCGCCGTCAACCAAGGCCAGGTGTATGAGAGCTTCAACATGGCGGCACTTTGGAAGCTGCCCGTCATCTATGTCATCGAGAACAACAAGTACGGCATGGGCACATCGGTGCAGCGCGCGGCGGCGGGTGCCGCCTTGGCCGAGCGGGGGCATCCCTACGGCATCCCCGGCAAGCAGGTCGACGGCATGGACGTGCTGGCCGTCAAGGAAGCGGGCGACGAGGCGGTCGAGCAGGCGCGGAACGGAGCCGGGCCCTACATCCTGGAGATGATGACCTATCGCTACCGGGGCCACTCCATGTCGGATCCGGCGAAATACCGCTCGAAGGAAGAAGTGGAGAAGATGCGCACCGAGCACGATCCGATCAGCCGCGTGCGCGATCTCCTGCAGGCGGCCGGGACGAGCGAGGAGGAGCTGAAACGCCTCGACAAGGAGATCCGCGACGTCATCGCGGACGCCGCTGACTTCGCCCAGACGAGTCCCGAACCGCCAGAATCCGAGCTGTGGACTGATGTATTGGTCGAAGCCTGA